TCGTCGGAAATGTCGAGGTTATGATATACATTTTGTACATCATCATTATCTTCAAACTCATCGACAAGTTTTAACACCTTAACCCCGGCAGCCGGGTCTAGTTTTTTGAGGTCATTAGGTATACGGCGCAGTTCGGCATTTTCAGGTTCAATTTTCATCTCTTCCAGTTTCTTCTGAACCTTGGTGAAATCTTCCATAGAAGTGGTGAGCACAATTGCGTCTTCATCAACGTCAATATCTTCAACACCTGCATCTATCACCTGAAGTTCAAAATCTTCAAGGTCAATGTCCCCTTTGGGAATGGTAATCACCCCTTTTCTGTCGAAAAGGAAACTCAAAGAACCATTTACGCCAAGGTTACCGCCTCTTTTGCTGAAAGTGGAACGGATTGCACTTACCGTACGCTGGTTATTGTCGGTCAGGCATTCGATGAATATGGCAACTCCGTTGGGAGCATATCCTTCGAAGGAGACCTCATTGAGCGCAGATGAATCTTTTGCTTTATTGATGGCTCTCTGGATGTTATCCTTGGGCATATTGACACCCTTGGCATTCTGGATGGCCAGCCTCAACCTGGGATTATTGTCAGGTTCCGGTCCTCCTTCTTTGATGGCAATCATTATTTCTTTGATGATCTTCGAAAAGATCTTTGATCGTTTAGCATCTAATGCACCTTTTTTCCTTTTTATCGTCGACCACTTGTTATGTCCGGACATATTCTAATATTTAACTTTTGTTAATGGTTTAATAATAACTACTTTGGCTTTTTCCTGATCTTAAAAAGCATGCAAAGTTATAAAAAATAATTCTTTTATATTCGTTAATATGTCATTATTAGACAAATTGTCACGGCGAAAGAGGATTAATGGTGAATTTATTGAAAGGAATAAACTATTTTTGCATAAATTTTTTTTATAAAGTTTTGGGTAAGTAAAAGGAGAAAATTTGAATATGCAGGACAGGGATATGGAAAAACAGCCGAAATTATATATTGAAACCTATGGTTGCCAGATGAACGTGAGCGATAGCGAGGTGGTGGCCTCCATCATGGTGAAAGACGGTTATGTTTTGACTGGAAGTGCGGAAGATGCCGATTTAATCCTGATCAATACCTGTTCTATCCGTGATAATGCCGAACAAAGGATATACGGAAGGCTGGCTTCTTTCAAAAAGATGAAGAAGGAAAAGCCCGGACTGGTTGTGGGGGTTATTGGCTGCATGGCCGAACGCCTGAAGGCCCGCTTGGTGGAAGAGGAGAAGGTTGTTGACCTGGTTGCCGGCCCTGATGCTTACCGCGATCTTGACCGCCTGGTGAAGCTTGCAGGCAGCGGCCAGAAGGCTGTGAATGTAATCCTTTCGAGGGAGGAAACTTATGCCGATATTGTCCCTGTCCGCCTGGCTGAAAATAAAATATCCGCCTTTGTGGCCATCATGCGGGGTTGCAACAACATGTGTTCCTACTGTGTGGTGCCTTATACCCGTGGAGGGGAACGCAGCCGCGATCCCCGGACCATCCTGGATGAAGTGCGCAGTTTAATTGATCTTGGTTACAAAGAAGTTACCCTGATTGGCCAAAACGTTGATTCTTACAACTGGAAGGAAGAAGGAAACGAAACCGGCTTTCCCCGTTTGCTGGAGCTGACGGCACAACTTTCGCCCGAGCTGAGGGTTAGGTTCTCCACCTCACATCCCAAAGATATGACCGATGAGGTGCTGCATGTCATGGCCAGATATCCCAATATCTGCAAAAGTATTCACCTGCCGGCACAAAGCGGCAGCAGCCGGATGCTGGAGCTGATGCACCGCGGCTATACCCGC
Above is a window of Bacteroidota bacterium DNA encoding:
- the miaB gene encoding tRNA (N6-isopentenyl adenosine(37)-C2)-methylthiotransferase MiaB — its product is MQDRDMEKQPKLYIETYGCQMNVSDSEVVASIMVKDGYVLTGSAEDADLILINTCSIRDNAEQRIYGRLASFKKMKKEKPGLVVGVIGCMAERLKARLVEEEKVVDLVAGPDAYRDLDRLVKLAGSGQKAVNVILSREETYADIVPVRLAENKISAFVAIMRGCNNMCSYCVVPYTRGGERSRDPRTILDEVRSLIDLGYKEVTLIGQNVDSYNWKEEGNETGFPRLLELTAQLSPELRVRFSTSHPKDMTDEVLHVMARYPNICKSIHLPAQSGSSRMLELMHRGYTREWYLDRIKAIKTILPGCAISTDLIAGFCGETEEDHQQTLSLMREVQYDFAFMFKYSERPGTYAARHLKDDVPEEVKNRRLSEIIALQNELSA
- a CDS encoding YebC/PmpR family DNA-binding transcriptional regulator encodes the protein MSGHNKWSTIKRKKGALDAKRSKIFSKIIKEIMIAIKEGGPEPDNNPRLRLAIQNAKGVNMPKDNIQRAINKAKDSSALNEVSFEGYAPNGVAIFIECLTDNNQRTVSAIRSTFSKRGGNLGVNGSLSFLFDRKGVITIPKGDIDLEDFELQVIDAGVEDIDVDEDAIVLTTSMEDFTKVQKKLEEMKIEPENAELRRIPNDLKKLDPAAGVKVLKLVDEFEDNDDVQNVYHNLDISDEIIKLYEIEEQ